The genomic region GATCGTCAACGTGCTGATCGCGACGCTCTGGACCTAGGGCTGTAGCGCCCCGCTAGATCAGAACGACGCGCGTGGGGCGCCCATACCCGGGTCGATCTTGACCGGCCCGGCCGCCGTCGGCTCCACGGGGAAGTCGAAGATGGCCGTCGGGATGTAGACCGTCGCACAGGCATTGGGGATGTCGACGACACCCGAGAGCCGCCCCTCAATGGGTGCCGCGCCGAGCAGGAGGTAGGCCTGTTCCGGGCTGTACCCGAACTTGGTCAGGTAGTCGATCGCGTGCAGACACGCCCGCTGGTAGGACAGGTGGGAGTCTAGGTAGCGCTGCTCACCGTCGAGCGTGACCGAGGTCCCGGAGAACGCCAGCCACTCCGAGTACTGCGGGTCGGTGTTGCCGGGCATGAAGATTGCGTTCTCGCTGACCCCGTAGGTCTCCATGCCGCCGGGAATGACGTCGACCCGCAGATCGATGAAGCCGCCCATCTCGATGGCGCCGCAGAAGGTGATCTCACCGTCCCCCTGGGAGAAGTGCAGATCGCCGACCGACAGGTTGGCGCCGTCGACGAACACCGGGTAGAAGACGCGGCTGCCCTTCGTGAAGTTCTTGATGTCCTGGTTGCCGCCGTTCTCACGCGGCGGCGCGGTGCGGGCGGCCTCCGCGGCGGCCCTGGTGAAGGCGTCGCCCGTCAACCCGCCGAGGATCGCGTCCTGCGGCTCGGGGGGCAGCGCTAGAGGTGGCACCCGGTCGGGATCGGTGGCGATCAGGGCGGCCTCGCGCGCGTTCCAGGTCCCGAGCAGTTTCGCTGACGGCGCCGTGCCCATCAGGCCGGGATGGACGATTCCGGTGAACTCGACGTGCGGGACATGCCGCGACGTCGCCTTCTGACCGGAGAAGTCCCAGATGGCCTTGTATGCGTCGGGGAACTGCTCGGTGAGGAAGCCACCGCCATTCTGGGTTGGGAAGATGCCGGTGTAGCCCCAGCCCTGGCCGGCGAGCGGCCCGGAGTCCTCCTGCGGGATCGGACCGACGTCGAGGATGTCCACGATCAGCAGGTCACCGGGCTTCGCTCCCTCGACGGCGATCGGACCGGACAACACGTGCACTGTCGTCAGCGGCGCGTTGAGGATGTCGTCGGCGGAGTCGTCGTTGACGATCGCGCCGTCGAACCACTCGCGGCAGTGCACCCGAAACGAGTCGCCCTTCTTGACCGTCACCGCCGCGGGGATGTCGGGATGCCAACGGTTGTGGCCCAGCTTCTCCTGATTGGTGAACTTCTTGGTCGAATCCAGCGGGAACACAACATCGGGCATTGAGGACTCCTTCAGGCTCGCGGGAGGGTCTGGTGAAGCGGATTGGTGGTGATCTTCTGGCGCCGCCGCGTCACCGGTGACGGCGCAGCCACGACCGCGGGACGGTCAGCGGTGGCGCGGGTTGCATCCTGCAGTGCCATCGCCGTGCTTCCGGCGCGGCCGAGGTGCGGGGCCGCGATGGTCCTGCGGGCCGACCCTGCACAAGTCGGGCACTCGATCGCATCCGGACGGTCGGCCATCGCGTACATCTGTCTCGTTGTGCCGCAGCCAGATTCGCAGCGAAATGCGTAGAGAACCATGAGGCTTCCTCACTATGTCCGGTGACGCAACCGACCCAGGCAACATTACTCACGGGTGTCGATGCTGGCGCGGGACTTGGAGAACTGCACAGGTCATCGCTTGCCGGTTGTAGGCCCCTACAGAGGCAGTAGGGACCCAGCGCTCACTGCGTTCGCGGTCCCCGCGCAGTCCAGGTCGGAGGCCGAGAGGTCTTCCTGATCACGTTGTGCTGCAGTGGTTTAGCGCCCGAATCCGCGACCGTTCGGGGCGCACTGCCGGTATCCGCGCCGGGCGGATTGACGGCGTCCTCCCGCATGCCCATGTTCAGCGCGGCCCACAGGGCGATTCGGAAGTTGATCCTGTCGGTCTCGTCGAGCGGATTGGCGCCGGTGAGTTCGGCGATCTTGGCCAGCCTGTTGCGCAGGGTGTTGACGTGGACGTAGAGCTGATTGGCGGCCGCCGTGATATCCGTGTCCGGCGCAAGGAAGGCCTCCAGCGAGGCGACGAGGTGGGAGTTGTTGACCTTGTCCTGGTCGACCAGCGGGACCAGTAGCCGCTGCACGAAGGGCACCAACCGGACCTTGGGAACCGCGGCCAACAGACCCTCGAGGGTGGCGATCTCGTCGATGTGCACGGTGCGGCGCCAGCGAATCGCCTCGTGCAGCGCCTCGAGAGCCTCGGGAATCGCATACGCCATGGATTGCGCGTCCGGGGCGATCGCGACACCACACACCAGGGACGACGCGGCCAACTCCGTGGTGAACTCGTCGGTCTGCGCACACAACGCGACAATGCGGTCCTCGAGCAGCGCGACGGCACCGGAGTAGCGGTCCACCAGGTCGTGCACCTGGGGGTGAACATCCGAGGTGAACGCGCAGACCACGACCGGGCCGCCGGTCAACCCGTAGCCGCCGAGCGCGTTCTCGACGGGACCGACACCCAATGTGCCCGCCACGAACCAGCGCAGTATCGATCCGAGATCACCCTCGCGGGTGCCCACCTCACGGTCGGCGGCCCGCATGGACTCGGCCCAGTCGACGATCCGGCGAAACGGTACCGCGGCGTCCAGGGTCAGCAGCGGAAGATCCAAGTCCCGACAGGCCGACACCAGCGCCGCGGGTGGTGCGTCGAACAAGTCGCCGAGCCCGACGACCAGCGCCGTGACCCCCTGCCCGATCAGCGCGGCGACATAGCGCCGAACCGCGTCCTCGGATTGGTCGACGACGGGCACGCCGATGCTGAGAATCAGCTCTTCACCGGAGAGATACTGGGACGGGTCGGCCAGCTCGGTGGGGTACACGTAGCGGATCGGCCGGTCGAGATCACGGATCGGGGTCAGTGCCTCGACCTGAAGACTCTCCTCTGCCAGTAGTTGGCCAAGCGTCACCACACCGTCGTGGGGCGCGATCGCAGTCACCGCAGATCTCCCCTCCAGTGCACCCACGCCAGCCACCATCGGCGCTTCGGCGCGGGATCGTCCATGCCTGCGGATCTTAGGCTGAAGCCGCAGCCATCACAGATCGAGCGTGAGCCTGCCGCCACCGAGAGACCGAGAAACGCAAATCATCATAGTGCTGTTGGACCGGCGTTCTTCGTCTGTCAGCAAATCATCGCGATGGTCAATTGCGCCGTCCAGCACCTTGGTCTCGCAGGTACCGCAGAAGCCCGCGGTGCACGAGAACGGGGTGTCCGGGGCGACCTCGAGCACCGCATCGAGCACGCTCCGATCCTGGGGCACCGTGATGGTGCGGCCCGTGCGCGCCAGTGCCACCTCGAAGGCGCCGTCATCGGCACGCACGACGTCCTCGGTGCTCGCGGCGAACCGTTCGACGTGCAGGGCCAGATCCGGGTGCCGTTCGCTGACACTCTGCACCGCGGTGAGCATCCCGGGCGGCCCGCAGCAGTAGACCGCGGTGCCGGGAAGGCTTTCGGCGAACGCACCATCGATATCGGGTAAGCCCACGGTGTCCTGTGGGATCAGATCAACACCATCGAGGACGCCGACGCGATCGAGGAACGCCATCGCCGATCGGCTGCGACCGCCGTAGATCAGCCGGAACGGAGGCGGGTCCGGCTGGTCGCGAAGTGAGTCGATCATCGCGAGGATCGGAGTGATGCCGATACCGCCCGCGATGAACAGGTACCGCTCGGCCGGGGCGAGAGCGAAGTTGTTCTGCGGCTCCCCGACCTCGATGACGTCTCCTACGCGCAACCGCTCGTGGACCTCACGCGAACCGCCGCGGCCGTCCCCGACCAGTAGGACAGCGATCGTGTAGCTGAACGGATCCTCGCGCGGTCCACAGAGCGAGTACTGCCGCAACAGTCCCGACGGCAGCGTGAGGGCCACGTGGGCACCGGCTGCCCATTCGGGCAGCCGGTCCCCTGTCGCGCTCCGCAGTACCACGGAGATGACGCCTGCGGCTTCAAGCCGCATTTGGGTGACGAGTAACTTCATCGCTTCTCGGGTGCCGGGACAGGACTCCCGGCGCCAGCGAGCACATGACCGTTTTCAGCTGACTCGGTCAAGCCCCGAGACTCCTGGATGGTCTGCACAGCGTACTGGGTGGCACGTCGATAGTTCAGCGTGTAGATGTCCGCGGGCGCCGACACCTCGAAAGCCTGTCCGGCGAGCGGAACCTCCTTGGGCTCAAGGCCGCCCAGAATCGGGGTGTCCTCGTTGAAGACCTGGGTCTCGATCTCGAGGATCTCCTCGACGGTGCCGCCACGGAAGTTCTTGTCGGTGGCCACGCCCCAGAAGATGATGCACTTGTCGTAGCTCACCGGGGAGGGGAAGTCGACGAGGTAGCGCTTGCCGATCTCCTCTCCGAAGTCGTACAGAATCGTCGCGATACCCGGAGCGTAGGAGTGGTAGTGCATCACGGCATCGCCGGTGCTGGAGAAGTTCGAGTCGGGGACCTGCTGGTAGAAGTAGGACGCCCACACCTCACGTCCCTCGCGCTTGACGTCGAGGTCGCCGACGACCGGATTCACCTCGCCCATCGACACCTCGTGCACGAACGGAAAGTGCGCCATATCGCGGAAGTTCTCGGTCGCCGCCATGAACCCGCAGTCGGCGTGGATCGGCTCGGCCGGTAGCCAATCCAGCTCCAGGCCCTCGATCTCGGGTGGATTCGGCAGACCGAAGACCGGGTCGCCCAGGCAGGTCCACACATGCTCGAACCGTTCGATGACGGGATAGGTCTTGATGGCCGCCTTCGGCGGAATCCGCCCACCCTCGGGCAGTGAGGGGATGTGGCGGCACGCGCCGGTCTCGCCGTCGAACTGCCAGCCGTGATACGGACAGGCGATGTTGTTGCCGTCGATCACGCCATCGGCCAGGTTGCCGCCGCGATGGACGCAACGTCGATCGGTCACCCGTGCGACGCCGGAGGCATCGCGGAACACCACGAGCTTCTGGTCGAGCAGCTGGGCGGCCTGGGGGGTGCCGATGTCCCGGGAACGGGCCACCACAAACCACACGTGCTGGTAGGCCTCGCGGAGTTTGTCCGGGGTCAGTGCCTCTTGCTTCATCGGTCGAATCTCCTTAAATCAAACGGTGGGGCCGAGGTTGGGACGAGTCAGGGAGCGCGGCGTGAGCTGCGCGGAACGGACGTGCTCGGCAATCTGAGCCATGCCTGCCACCCACACGTCGTCCATCGCGCATACCTCCGCGATGAACTCACGCAGTGCGGCCGCGCGGCCGGGCCGTCCGGACAGGAAGGGGTGGTTGGTGAGAATCCAGACACCACCGATATCGCGCATCGCGTTGAGTTCGGCACGCCACAGCTCGATCGCCTTGGCCGGCGTCTCGATGAGTCCCGTGCCGGAGAAGTCAGGCACGAAGCAGTATTGCTGCCAGTCGTCGAGCGCCCAGCTCACCGGTAGCTCCACCAGTGAGGTGCCGTCGGAGACCGCAAGCTCATAGGGGTGGTCGGAGTCCATCAGCGTGGAGTCATAGACGAAGCCGAACTCGGCGAGCAACTTCGGTGTGTGCCAGTTCATCTCCCACATGGGAGCGCGGTAACCGACGGGCCGAACACCGGCGACCTCCTCGAGGGCTTTTAGCCCGCGATCGAGAATCTCGCGTTCGGCGTCCTCGTCGAGACCTACCAGCGACTCGTGCAGATAGCCGTGGTGGGCGATCTCGTGGCCGGCCGCCGCGATGGAGCGGACCGGTTCCGGGTGCCGATGCGCGGTGTAGCCCGGGACGAAGAAGGTTCCAGGAACCTGAAACTCATCGAGGATGCTGAGCAGGCGCGGGACACCGACCAGCGGGCCGTACGCCTGATGCGACATCGCACCCATGCGATCGGCGAACGCGGGATCGGTTGTCAACAGCGGGGATTCCGCGTCGACGTCGAAGGTGAACGCGACGGCACAGGTCTTTCCCTGTGGCCACGACACCGGTCCTGCCGGGGTCAGAGCGGTCATCGTTGAGCCTTTCTTCCGAAGACGGACAGGAATTCCCATGTGACG from Mycolicibacterium sp. YH-1 harbors:
- a CDS encoding aromatic ring-hydroxylating dioxygenase subunit alpha, whose translation is MKQEALTPDKLREAYQHVWFVVARSRDIGTPQAAQLLDQKLVVFRDASGVARVTDRRCVHRGGNLADGVIDGNNIACPYHGWQFDGETGACRHIPSLPEGGRIPPKAAIKTYPVIERFEHVWTCLGDPVFGLPNPPEIEGLELDWLPAEPIHADCGFMAATENFRDMAHFPFVHEVSMGEVNPVVGDLDVKREGREVWASYFYQQVPDSNFSSTGDAVMHYHSYAPGIATILYDFGEEIGKRYLVDFPSPVSYDKCIIFWGVATDKNFRGGTVEEILEIETQVFNEDTPILGGLEPKEVPLAGQAFEVSAPADIYTLNYRRATQYAVQTIQESRGLTESAENGHVLAGAGSPVPAPEKR
- a CDS encoding PDR/VanB family oxidoreductase; protein product: MKLLVTQMRLEAAGVISVVLRSATGDRLPEWAAGAHVALTLPSGLLRQYSLCGPREDPFSYTIAVLLVGDGRGGSREVHERLRVGDVIEVGEPQNNFALAPAERYLFIAGGIGITPILAMIDSLRDQPDPPPFRLIYGGRSRSAMAFLDRVGVLDGVDLIPQDTVGLPDIDGAFAESLPGTAVYCCGPPGMLTAVQSVSERHPDLALHVERFAASTEDVVRADDGAFEVALARTGRTITVPQDRSVLDAVLEVAPDTPFSCTAGFCGTCETKVLDGAIDHRDDLLTDEERRSNSTMMICVSRSLGGGRLTLDL
- a CDS encoding PucR family transcriptional regulator ligand-binding domain-containing protein; this translates as MTAIAPHDGVVTLGQLLAEESLQVEALTPIRDLDRPIRYVYPTELADPSQYLSGEELILSIGVPVVDQSEDAVRRYVAALIGQGVTALVVGLGDLFDAPPAALVSACRDLDLPLLTLDAAVPFRRIVDWAESMRAADREVGTREGDLGSILRWFVAGTLGVGPVENALGGYGLTGGPVVVCAFTSDVHPQVHDLVDRYSGAVALLEDRIVALCAQTDEFTTELAASSLVCGVAIAPDAQSMAYAIPEALEALHEAIRWRRTVHIDEIATLEGLLAAVPKVRLVPFVQRLLVPLVDQDKVNNSHLVASLEAFLAPDTDITAAANQLYVHVNTLRNRLAKIAELTGANPLDETDRINFRIALWAALNMGMREDAVNPPGADTGSAPRTVADSGAKPLQHNVIRKTSRPPTWTARGPRTQ
- a CDS encoding polysaccharide deacetylase, with amino-acid sequence MTALTPAGPVSWPQGKTCAVAFTFDVDAESPLLTTDPAFADRMGAMSHQAYGPLVGVPRLLSILDEFQVPGTFFVPGYTAHRHPEPVRSIAAAGHEIAHHGYLHESLVGLDEDAEREILDRGLKALEEVAGVRPVGYRAPMWEMNWHTPKLLAEFGFVYDSTLMDSDHPYELAVSDGTSLVELPVSWALDDWQQYCFVPDFSGTGLIETPAKAIELWRAELNAMRDIGGVWILTNHPFLSGRPGRAAALREFIAEVCAMDDVWVAGMAQIAEHVRSAQLTPRSLTRPNLGPTV
- the fmdA gene encoding formamidase, whose translation is MPDVVFPLDSTKKFTNQEKLGHNRWHPDIPAAVTVKKGDSFRVHCREWFDGAIVNDDSADDILNAPLTTVHVLSGPIAVEGAKPGDLLIVDILDVGPIPQEDSGPLAGQGWGYTGIFPTQNGGGFLTEQFPDAYKAIWDFSGQKATSRHVPHVEFTGIVHPGLMGTAPSAKLLGTWNAREAALIATDPDRVPPLALPPEPQDAILGGLTGDAFTRAAAEAARTAPPRENGGNQDIKNFTKGSRVFYPVFVDGANLSVGDLHFSQGDGEITFCGAIEMGGFIDLRVDVIPGGMETYGVSENAIFMPGNTDPQYSEWLAFSGTSVTLDGEQRYLDSHLSYQRACLHAIDYLTKFGYSPEQAYLLLGAAPIEGRLSGVVDIPNACATVYIPTAIFDFPVEPTAAGPVKIDPGMGAPRASF